One segment of Deltaproteobacteria bacterium DNA contains the following:
- a CDS encoding Crp/Fnr family transcriptional regulator, translating into MTDSHLTLSVGETLFTQGDEGDTMFVITTGEIQISRIVDGQKTVLANLGSGEFLGEMSLVNQEARSATGIATQPTTLMVYNKEKFTELLTTRPLIAQRIIERLADRLRQTTEQLTELKSKLD; encoded by the coding sequence ATGACAGACTCTCATCTCACATTATCGGTTGGCGAAACGCTTTTCACCCAGGGCGATGAAGGCGACACCATGTTCGTCATTACCACCGGTGAAATTCAAATATCGCGAATCGTCGACGGCCAGAAAACCGTCCTCGCCAACCTAGGTTCTGGTGAATTTCTCGGAGAAATGTCACTTGTAAACCAAGAAGCGCGCTCCGCCACCGGGATTGCTACTCAGCCGACCACTCTGATGGTCTATAACAAAGAAAAATTTACTGAATTGCTCACGACGCGGCCACTCATTGCCCAGCGAATCATTGAAAGACTCGCAGATAGGCTGCGTCAAACAACCGAGCAACTGACCGAGCTTAAAAGCAAGCTGGATTAA